In the genome of Nonomuraea sp. NBC_00507, the window GTCCGAGGAGCATCACCATCGCCCGCTGTTTCATGCCATCGACCTTGACGCCCTTCGAGGAGACCACGCTGAAGCCCAAATGAGAAAGCTCTCATCTGATCACGCTTTGTATAGAATATGGTTCTACATACCGGGCGGTCGGTTCAGGAGGAGCATCCATGCAGGTGCGGGACAAGGTCGTCGTGGTCACGGGTGCGGCGGGCGGGATCGGCCGGGCGCTGGCCCTGCGGTTCGCCGCGGAAGGCGCGGCGGGGGTGGTGGTCGCCGACCTCGACGAGGCGGGCGCGAGCGCGGTGGCCAAGGAGATCGGCGAGCGCGCGGTGCCCGCCCGGGTGGACGTGGCATCGGAGGCAGACGTCGCCGCCCTGGTGGACACCCCGTTCGGCCCCGTCGACCTGTTCTGCTCCAACGCCGGCATCATCGGCGGCCACGGCCTGGACGCCCCCGACCAGGAGTGGAGCGACCTGTACGCGATCAACGTCCTGGCCCACGTGTACGCCGCCCGCGCCGCCGTCCCCTCCATGATCGCCCGCGGCGGCGGCTACCTCCTGAACACCTGCTCCGCGGCCGGCCTGATCGGCTGCCCCGGAGACGCCCCGTACGCGGTCACGAAGGCGGCGGCGATCGCGTTCGCCGAGTGGGTCGCCATGCACTACAGCTCCCAGGGCATCAAGGTCAGCGTGTTGTGCCCGCAAGGGGTGCGGACGAACATGTACGAGCGCGGCCAGGAGGAGGACCACCTGACCGCCCGCGCGGTGGGCGCGTCGGGCACGATCCTCGACCCGGCCGACGTGGCCACCACCGTCGTCGAGGGCCTGGCGGCCGAGCGCTTCCACATATTCCCGCACCCGGAGGTGGCGGAGTTCGCGCGCCGCAAGGCGGAGGATCCCGACCGATGGCTGGCCGGGATGTCGCGCTTCATCGACTCCCTGACGACGTCATGACGGGCGACACGGCCGCGGCCCGCCGCGCCTGGCGCCGCCTGGAGCCCTTGCACGGCATGATCTACTTCGTTCCCGAGGCCGCCGCCCGCTACGCCAACCTCGGCCTCACCGGCATGTCCGGATATTTCGCCTCGCGTGGCGCTGCCTTCGGCCGGGCCTCCGCCGACCTGGTCATCGCCACCTTCTACAACTTCTGCCCCGACCTCGTACGCCGCTCCCTCCCCGCCGCCTGGGACGTGGTGACGCCGGAGCAGATGCTCGAGGCCCGCCTCGAAGCCGCCGACGAAGCCCTGCGCCGGGCGGGCATCCACGAGCTTCCTCACCTGGCCGAGACCCTCGACCTGGCCCGCCGCGCCGCCACGGCAGCCTGCGACCATCCCCAGGGCCGACCGCTCTTCGCCGCCCACGCCGCGCTCCCCTGGCCGGACGACCCGCTCCAGCAGCTCTGGCACGCCCAGACCCTGCTCCGCGAGTTCCGCGGCGACGGCCATGTGGCCACCCTCCTCGCCGAAGGCCTCACCGGCCTGGAAGCCCTGGTCCTCCATGCCGCCGGCGGCGAGGTCCCCGTCGCTTTCCTCAAGATCAGCCGTGCCTGGCCGGAGGAGGCATGGACGGCCGCGGAAGCCGGCCTCCACGCCCGCGGGCTCCTGGAAGGGGGCGCGCTGAGCGCAGCGGGCCAGGCGCTGCGCCGCCACCTCGAGGACCGTACGGACACCCTGGCCATGGCCGCGTACGGGGCGCTGGGCGAGGACGGCTGCGAGCGCCTGGCCGAACTCGCCCGCCCCTTCGGCCGCCGGGTCGTGGACGCGGGCCTGCTCAGCCTCGGCTGACGACCTGGCCCGGCAGGCTGCCGGGCTGATCGACGTAGACGGTGCCCCCGCG includes:
- a CDS encoding SDR family oxidoreductase is translated as MQVRDKVVVVTGAAGGIGRALALRFAAEGAAGVVVADLDEAGASAVAKEIGERAVPARVDVASEADVAALVDTPFGPVDLFCSNAGIIGGHGLDAPDQEWSDLYAINVLAHVYAARAAVPSMIARGGGYLLNTCSAAGLIGCPGDAPYAVTKAAAIAFAEWVAMHYSSQGIKVSVLCPQGVRTNMYERGQEEDHLTARAVGASGTILDPADVATTVVEGLAAERFHIFPHPEVAEFARRKAEDPDRWLAGMSRFIDSLTTS
- a CDS encoding SCO6745 family protein, with translation MTGDTAAARRAWRRLEPLHGMIYFVPEAAARYANLGLTGMSGYFASRGAAFGRASADLVIATFYNFCPDLVRRSLPAAWDVVTPEQMLEARLEAADEALRRAGIHELPHLAETLDLARRAATAACDHPQGRPLFAAHAALPWPDDPLQQLWHAQTLLREFRGDGHVATLLAEGLTGLEALVLHAAGGEVPVAFLKISRAWPEEAWTAAEAGLHARGLLEGGALSAAGQALRRHLEDRTDTLAMAAYGALGEDGCERLAELARPFGRRVVDAGLLSLG